In Naumovozyma castellii chromosome 1, complete genome, one DNA window encodes the following:
- the NCAS0A15340 gene encoding uncharacterized protein: MREYPILTIPSGQFTVIDGFLISLDNRTANDISSESAKELLTPGSWYILKNSYNPISLTVLQLMSSNYMFTNHPLLLFVLRPTVYVRFVRKNNKYHCVKTNKAHGTHKAFALDCERTDEPKTKFIVFTHPLQNTVGSFSKIYTQQMNEKLRILQTFESIHDTKVSNLTLKNLKGFDLPDIMFIPEEIMLNIKLPITRAKIEQLKIKEESSKMKQIEKLEESLYNISLEKNIWRLNKMKEYLEGDKMMNGGRILGFEVVFNKCKIQLVKNLKLISKYVYPRLIKQWFKESQELTYLVVAISERYTVVDKYVVDTQERKLIDPEVLRRSGTDEEKDQLSNYTLLDWNVLKLSKYPYGSDAEELFDILNAPSEDFYEDIKGNISTNREMLDQKGKIKTVPHRSVSIYFEEFGWKHIYERMEPALVREPVIKENFLAELIESNGETTVANDEYFSFLKDLVRLVGYEQQKSYYTKNFTEMKELYIEMERKERI, from the coding sequence ATGAGGGAGTACCCAATACTTACGATACCAAGTGGACAGTTTACAGTTATCGATGGTTTTCTTATAAGTTTGGACAACCGAACAGCCAACGACATTTCCTCAGAATCAGCAAAGGAGCTGCTAACTCCCGGAAGTTGGTATATTCTCAAAAACTCCTACAATCCAATATCCTTGACAGTTTTACAATTAATGAGCTCCAATTACATGTTTACCAACCATCCACTCTTATTATTTGTCTTAAGACCAACTGTCTATGTCAGGTTTGTtagaaagaataataaatacCATTGTGTGAAAACAAATAAAGCACATGGAACTCATAAAGCTTTTGCACTAGACTGCGAAAGAACAGATGAACCAAAGACGAAATTTATTGTATTTACTCATCCCTTACAGAATACAGTCGGTTCTTTCAGTAAGATATACACACAACAGATGAATGAAAAGTTACGAATTCTTCAAACCTTTGAATCCATACATGATACGAAAGTAAGCAATCTCactttgaagaatctgAAAGGATTTGATCTTCCTGATATCATGTTTATTCCAGAAGAAATAATGCTAAATATAAAGCTCCCGATAACTCGAGCCAAAATagaacaattaaaaattaaagaagaatcatCCAAAATGAAACAGATAGAAAAGTTAGAGGAGAGCCTATATAATATTAGTCTAGAAAAGAACATTTGGAGATTAAACAAGATGAAAGAGTATTTAGAGGGTGATAAGATGATGAATGGTGGCAGAATTTTAGGTTTCGAAGTGGTGTTTAACAAATGTAAAATCCAACTGGTAAAGAATCTCAAACTTATTAGCAAGTACGTATATCCTCGTCTTATAAAGCAGTGGTTTAAGGAATCTCAGGAGCTTACATATCTAGTTGTTGCCATTTCAGAGCGCTACACAGTTGTCGATAAATATGTGGTGGACACACAGGAGAGAAAGCTTATAGATCCCGAAGTTTTACGACGCTCAGGtacagatgaagaaaaggatcAGCTTTCGAACTACACTCTCCTGGATTGGAATGTTTTGAAGTTAAGTAAGTACCCGTATGGCTCTGATGCAGAAGAGTTgtttgatattttgaatgCACCATCAGAGGATTTCTATGAGGATATTAAGGGTAACATATCCACGAACAGGGAAATGCTGGACCAGAAAGGTAAGATAAAAACAGTGCCGCACCGTTCGGtatctatttattttgaGGAGTTTGGATGGAAGCATATCTACGAAAGGATGGAGCCAGCACTGGTGCGGGAGCCAGTAATTAAAGAGAACTTTTTAGCTGAATTGATTGAAAGTAATGGTGAAACCACTGTGGCAAATGACGAATATTTTAGTTTCCTTAAGGATCTCGTTAGATTAGTTGGCTACGAGCAGCAAAAGTCTTATTACACCAAGAATTTTACCGAGATGAAGGAGTTGTATATAGAAATGGAGAGGAAAGAACGTATTTAG
- the NCAS0A15350 gene encoding homeobox domain-containing protein, which produces MSQRIEPGSGVDTLFNEISQDIFNSSLSLFKKSLLLKQLYNNYVKQPVNTKYIIDKDKKILLEQIFRKKHWLNKKERAFVAEKCGLSPRQVRVWFINKRTRSK; this is translated from the exons ATGTCACAGAGGATAGAACCAGGATCAGGGGTAGACACATTGTTCAATGAAATCAGTCAA gatattttcaattcgtCACTTAGTTTGTTTAAGAAGAGTTTGCTTCTTAAACAACTGTATAATAATTACGTGAAGCAGCCCGTAAACACAAAGTATATAATTGATAAAGACAAAAAGATATTGTTAGAGCAGATATTCCGAAAGAAACATTGGCTAAATAAAAAGGAGAGGGCGTTCGTGGCAGAGAAGTGTGGGCTGAGTCCTCGCCAGGTGAGGGTGTGG TTCATAAATAAAAGGACCAGATCCAAATAA